aaaaatttaaacctaatATAAGAATAATTGTCTAGGTTTAGGCCTCAAAATTGCATTAGGGTTAAGAGGTGTTAGTTTATTATATGGATCAAGATTTGGGTTGAAAGCATCCAGCACGCTAGTAGTCGGATAGTGATCTAATAGCCCAATAAAGCTGGATATTACAAAGGGTAAAATCCCAAATGAAAGCCCGCAAAATTTCACGTCCAGCGACAAGGAGACTGAGCTGGGCTCTTGCTTTTGGTCGAATTGCTTCTTCAACCagtaaagcaaacaagcaaatCGTTGATCGTCGAATCGAAACGTGAATTCTCAAATAGTTCGGGTAATTCACTGCTGATATTCATTTATAGATCGAAAGCAAAGCAGTAGTAAATTAGCGAAGCTAAGCAATATTTGAAAGAATGGGTAAGCAACCGAGCGCATGGATTACAACCCAGCAGAAAAAGAGATGGCCACTTATGATTCTATTACTCCTTTCTCTATCAACACTCATGGCCTTCCTCATCAGATCCACCTTCGATTCTTGCAGTAACGGTTCTATTAACAATGTCGGCAATTTCATCCGAGAAggacaagaagaagaaaaagggggTACCCACCATGAAGTTAACCACAATGATGAAGCGCCGACTCCAAATCCTCTCGATTTCATGAAGTCAAAACTCGTTCTCTTAGTCTCTCACGAACTCTCCCTTTCCGGTGGGCCTTTATTGTTAATGGAACTGGCATTTCTGCTAAGAGAAGTTGGCGCCGACGTTGTCTGGGTAACTAACCAGAAACAAACCGAATCTGATGACATCATTTACAGTTTAGAACATAAGATGTTGAATCGAGGGGTTCAGGTAATTATTAATTTCTtggtttctttgttttcttctgtCTTCAATGCAAATgttgtttctaaattttaacACATTGGGTTTTTTCCAACTTTTATCAAGGTTTTCTCTGCCAAAGGTCAAGAAGCTATAGATACTGCTCTAAAGGCTGATTTGGTAGTTTTGAACACTGCGGTTGCTGGAAAGTGGCTGGATGCTGTTCTTAAAGAACATGTTGCTGATGTTCTTCCAAAGGTTCTCTGGTGGATTCATGAAATGCGAGGACATTACTTCAAGCTAGAATATGTTAAGCACCTCCCTTTAGTTGGAGGTGCCATGATTGATTCACACACTACAGCAAATTACTGGAAAAACCGGACTCGGGAACGATTAGGGTAATGGTTTTTGTACCATCTGCTATaagttttaggattttattgTCTGCTAATGCTAATATATATGAAGATTTAAGAGGCTTTGGAGTACGGTTACAATGCTGGTGGATGTTATTGTCATATGTGGATTATAGGATTCAGATACACGTATTGACTctatgatttaaatatatgtttcaccccctttcttttttttttgctgttttTGGTTGTTTGTCTTAATTTTACAGTTTATTTTACAGGATCAAAATGCCTGAAACATACGTTGTGCACTTAGGAAACAGCAAGGAGCTAATGGAAGTGGCTGAAAATAGAGTTGCCAAAAGGGTTCTCTGTGAGCATGTTCGTGAATCTCTTGGCGTGAAAAATGAAGATCTAGTCTTTGCTCTTATAAATAGTATGTATGCTTTGGAtgtattataaataaaacacatgCTTACAGTGGATCCTTAGTGGTTGAAATCCTAGTTTGATTTTGTGGTTCATAGTTATTGTTGCCTTTCTGAGAATTGATTGCATGGATGATTTTAGTATCCTATACTCCTGCTAGCAGCTTTGGTTCCTTGAGTCAACAGCCTCTTAATTATTCCATGATTCAGTTTGCATTGTAGGCCTgggaaattttttattctcaatgAGGTTCCCCACAGGCATTGTTGcatgaataaaattattcttGATCGGATTATGGTTATATTTTAGAGCTTTGATCAATTGCCAATTTCTTCCTCCATTTTCCTTGGTAGCATatctccttttgtttttttgtttgtgttcTTGCAAACACCTTGTGTTCTTTCACAACTCTGAACGACTAAATTATTGCAGAATGTTGAAATATGTTATATGATTCGAGCCTACTGTACTGATTTATCATCTTTTGAGCACCAATCCCTGTACTGTTTCAGGTGTTTCCCGAGGGAAGGGTCAGGACCTATTTCTCCGTTCATTTCATGAAAGTTTGAAGTTGATCCAGGAGAGAAAACTAAAGGTGCCACCAATTCATGCGGTGATAGTGGGAAGTGACATGAATGCTCAGACAAAGTTTGAAACAGAGCTGCGTAACTTTGTATCACAGAATAATATGCAGGGTCGAGTTCACTTTGTTAATAAAACCCTAACTGTAGCTCCCTATCTGGCTTCTATCGATGTTCTTGTTCAAAATTCTCAGGTATTCTCTGAATAACTATGTTGTTTATTTGTGTTGTAAGCAGTACTAATTGCAGCACCATAAACTCATAGTATATACTATAGCTTCATTCGTGTTCCATTTCATGACATATCTATCAAGTATGATTTGCTTTTGCTTTCCTGGCAAAGCTTACAAGTTGTTGTCACATTTAGGCCCGGGGAGAGTGTTTCGGAAGGATAACAATAGAAGCTATGGCCTTTCAGCTTCCTGTCCTGGTATGCCCTGTAATATCTAATAGAAATTCTTCTTCGCAATCTACCAATTCtctctcttttcattttaacaaagcAATGTAaccacttttttcttttttgggtgcTATTGTTGATTACATTTATTATTCAGGGCACAGCTGCCGGTGGCACCATGGAGATAGTGGTAAACGGGACAACAGGCTTGTTGCATCCTGCTGGCAAAGAAGGCGTGATGCCCCTCTCAAATAACATCGTGAAACTAGCTACAAATGTAGAGAAGAGGCTGACGATGGGGAAGAGAGGATATGAAAGGGTGAAAGAGAGATTTTTAGAGCATCACATGTCCGAAAGAATTGCCAAGGTTCTGAAGGAAATACTGCTGCACAAGGCAAAGCGCCACTCTGAGTCTTGAAAACTTTGCTGCACTGTTCAGTGCCTTCATCATCCGGTACCAAAGTTGCTCTCTGCTGTTTTTGTCAGGCATCTGATGAATAATAAACTTGAGGGTAAAATCTATTTGTATATTATGTAGCAAGTGGGGGGAAAACTGTAGATAATCATGTTATGATAcccatttttcattcttttttacgtttaaatttattcttttatacgTAAATCTAGAGACAGAAAAATTGTGATTCTTAAATTGGTTGGATTCAAGATTCCCAATGTAATGGTTGATATCTTTCCCCTTGAAATGGTTTAATTGAGGATTTAAGTTAGATTGGagatttttagattttgtttaaATGCATCATCCCTTGTCGCCTAAGCCTTTTCTCTActtatgaataaaatgaattaagtgtagtttcctcttcttttttgcAACAAGTTTTCTCTTTTACTTTTTGTATAACTTTGTTTTAACAAATAGCAAATAGCAAATAGGTCAAATCTATTTactataaattcaatttaaaattataaaatattgtcGCCCaacagaaataaatttaaatgtactTATTTTTAATACGCTGAATTATACCATATGTCCTTGTATTCTTTGTAAATTTGGGATTTAGtctctttattctttttgagaatttaatctttctctacttttcaaaatttaaagtttaggtCAAATtattgaaactattaaaattattttgttaaattcaagtttattgcaacatcattttttagttacattgctATCAagtaagaatttttatttatttcaaaatgtcataccaatcaatttaataaaaaaacatt
This sequence is a window from Gossypium raimondii isolate GPD5lz chromosome 5, ASM2569854v1, whole genome shotgun sequence. Protein-coding genes within it:
- the LOC105770396 gene encoding uncharacterized protein LOC105770396 — translated: MGKQPSAWITTQQKKRWPLMILLLLSLSTLMAFLIRSTFDSCSNGSINNVGNFIREGQEEEKGGTHHEVNHNDEAPTPNPLDFMKSKLVLLVSHELSLSGGPLLLMELAFLLREVGADVVWVTNQKQTESDDIIYSLEHKMLNRGVQVFSAKGQEAIDTALKADLVVLNTAVAGKWLDAVLKEHVADVLPKVLWWIHEMRGHYFKLEYVKHLPLVGGAMIDSHTTANYWKNRTRERLGIKMPETYVVHLGNSKELMEVAENRVAKRVLCEHVRESLGVKNEDLVFALINSVSRGKGQDLFLRSFHESLKLIQERKLKVPPIHAVIVGSDMNAQTKFETELRNFVSQNNMQGRVHFVNKTLTVAPYLASIDVLVQNSQARGECFGRITIEAMAFQLPVLGTAAGGTMEIVVNGTTGLLHPAGKEGVMPLSNNIVKLATNVEKRLTMGKRGYERVKERFLEHHMSERIAKVLKEILLHKAKRHSES